TTTAATGAAGTTTGTGAAAATTCGGTATAGTAAAATTAAAGGAGATAATATGAAAGAGAAAATATCGTTTAAATCATTACCCGCCTTTGTTATTTTGGGAATTATAACTGGACTTTTAATTGGAATTTTTAAAAAGCTAATCGGATTTCTTGCTAGTTTTATGGATGGATTTTTAGGATCTGGCACAGGAAAAGATAAGCTAATTTTCATGGCCCTTATTATCCTTATTGGTATAATTACTTTTTTTATCTTGAAAAAAGATAAGAACACCAAGGGCTCTGGCATTCCTGTTATGACTGGGATGATGGAGGGAACCATAGAAGTTTCTAGTGAAAAAACCATTGTTGGAAAGTTCATTGCTTCCGTCCTTACAATCGGATCTGGCCTTACAGTCGGTAGGGAAGGCCCTTCAGTCCAACTTGGTGGCCTAGCTGGAGATATAGTAGGGAAGTTTTTTCCAAATACTGATAGGAATTTATTTATAGGATCGGCTGCTTCAGCAGGTTTTGCAGTTGCCTTCAACGCACCTGTGGCATCTTTGATATTTGCTGTTGAGGAGATTTTTAGGACCCATAATTTTTCTACTTTCCTATCCTCAGCCCTTACTATCATATCAGCCACAGTCACATCTGGTCTGGTATTTGGAGACCATCCAAGCCTAGAAAATATACCAGCCTTTGCTAGCATAGATCAAAAATCCTTGACCCTAATCGTGATTTTGGGAATCTTCGCAGGTCTATCTGGAGTTTTATTTAACAAAGTTGTCATAGGTTCAAAATCTATTTACAAAAAAATTGCCTTACCAGAATTAGTAAAATATCTCGCTCCCTTTGTAATTACAGGGCTTGTTTTACTCATAGACCCAAGACTATTCGCTTCTGGTGAAGAATTAATCTACCTACCAAGCGAGGGAAATGAAGAACTAGCGATTCTTATTTATATGTACGGGGCAAAAATTTTACTCCTTGCCCTAGCCTTTGGCATTGGCCTATCAGGTGGATCTTTGGTCCCACTTTTAGCAATCGGGGCGATTTTAGGAAATATTTATGGCACAGCCTTAGCTGACCTTGGTCTGATACCTGTAGAAATGATATATGCAATATCACTAATAGCCATGGCAGGCCATTTTTCAGCCATAGTCAGGACACCAATCACAGCTATTATCCTGATTTTAGAAATGACTGGCGGGGCCTTTTTAAATATTTTATCTCTCGCTGTTGTTTCTTTTGTGGCCTATCTAGTGGCAGAAATGTGTCATTCAAAGCCATTTTACGAAGACCTTTACGAAAGGCTATTAATAACAGAAAAAGCTTCCTAAATTCTAGGAAGTTTTTTTGTGGTCATTTTATTAATATTTATAATTTTTTAAAAACTTGGTAAAAAACTTGTTATTTTCTAGAGAAATGAGATGAAAGGTGTAGAATATAAGCCAGGAGCATATATGAAGAAGAAATATACTTACATATTATGGATTTTTGCCATAATTGGATTCTTCTCTATCTTAAAAAAGACTGACCAAGTAAACCAGGCTTGGGTAGACTCTTACCTGGAAAGAATGCGCTTAGAAGAGTTTTTGAAATCTAGGATTTCCAAGGATAGGGAAGAAGAAATAAAAAAATTAACAAGAAAGGCTGATGAAAAAAGAGCCCAAGCTTTTCTTGATAGAAAAATAAAAGAAAAAACACAAGCAGAATCCCAGGCTGCAGCAAACCATGTAAAAGAATTAGCGAAAAAATATCCCCAAGTTAAGGGCAGGATTATTATTAAGGGTACAGACATAGATTTCCCTGTTGTCCAAGGAACTGACAACGAGTTTTACCTTGACCACGACTACGATAATTCCTATTATATAAACGGCGGAGTCTTTATAGACTATGTCCACAAGGCCGATTTTTCTGATCAAAACACAGTTATTTACGGCCACAATGTGAGAATTGGTTATATTTTCCATGACCTGGATAAGTTTAGGGACAAAAATTTTGTCAAAAACCATTCTGAAATAATTATCGATACGCCTCTGGCAAGGAAGACTTTTGATGTGGTGTGCACCATGGACGTCCATGTTGATGCAGATTACAGGTTCAATTATTACGATGATCAAGAATTTGAGGAATATCTTAAGCTTATAAAGGAAAATAATATTCTTGAAAATAATCCTTTGCCAAAAAAAGAAGATAAGCTTATCACCTTGTCAACTTGTTCGGATATTAAGGATAGGTACGCCATAGTTGCAGTGGAAACAACAGGTAAGTTTGTAAGGCCAAAGGACTTTGATCTCAAAAAACAAATGATCTTAAAAGATAAGAGATCTACTACAAATACTTTTATTGATTAATTAAAATCTTCCTAAAGCCTAGGAAGATTTTTTCTTGTCTATTTTTAATTGAATTTTTTAACTTTTATCATATATTGTTTTGGATTAGAAAAAAAGGAAATTTTATGGATCATTATTTAACAAAGGACTCGCCATCCAAGGCTATTAGCAGGTTTGCCTTGCCAATGGTGGTTGGGTCATTATTTCAACAAATATATACCCTGGTCGATTCGGCTGTGGTTGGCAAATACGTGGGCGAAGCCGCTCTTGCATCTATTGGGGCAAGTTTTGCCCTAACTACGATTTTCATTTGCATCGGAGTTGGTGGCGGTGCTGGGGCTTCGGTTTTAATTGCAAGGTACTTTGGGTCTCGTGATTATAAGAGGATGAAAACTGCTATTTTCACTGCCATTATTGGATTTTTGGTACTTTCCCTTGGCCTTTCAGCTTTTGGTTTGATTTTTTCCAAGGATTTGATGGGACTCCTTAAAACTCCAGAAGAGATTCTTGATATGGCTGTTTTATACCTTAATATTTATTTTTACGGACTGCCATTCTTGTTTATGTATAATATCATCTCGGCCCTTTACCAGGCCCTTGGTGAATCAAAAATACCACTATATTTTTTGATTTTCTCTTCGGTTTTAAATGTCATTTTGGATGTGTATTTTGTAAGAGATTTGGGCTTTGGCCTAGCTGGTGCGGCCTACGCAACACTTCTTGCCCAAGGCCTTTCGGCTGTATTATCATTTTTTGTTTTTCTAAGAAAAATAAAGACCATTAAAACTGAAAAGACCAAGATCTTTGACAAAAGAGAATTTGCTTTAGTTTCAAAACTAGCCCTTCCTTCCATTGTCCAGCAATCTACAATCACCATAGGCCAGCTTTTGGTCCAATCGGTTGTAAATTCCTTTGGGGTAGAAATCTTGGCAGGATTTTCTGCAGCCATGAGGGTAGAAAGCCTGATAATTGTGCCGATTACAAGCCTAGGCAACGCCCTTTCTTCTTATACTTCGCAGAATGTAGGAGCAGAGAAATTAGATAGGTTAGAAAAAGGTCTTAGGGCGTCGCTAATTATGGTTGGGATTTATTCACTCCTAGTTTTTGCCCTTTTAAAAATAAATTCCACTTCAATAATTGCCTTTTTCATGAACGAATCTTCCTCAAATCTTGCCATTGATACTGGCATGGCTTATCTTAACTTTATTGGATTTTTCTTCGTCCTTGTAGGATCCAAACACTGTATAGACGGCGTTTTAAGAGGCCTTGGAGATGTGAGAGTTTTCACCTTTGCCAATATTGTAAATTTATTTATCAGGGTAAGCCTATCAATGACCCTAGCCCACAAGATTGGAATAGGCATGGTCTGGTACGCAGTGCCATTAGGTTGGCTTGCTAATCTCTTAATTTCAAGCCTATATTATGGTCACACTAAGAAGAGAGGTTATGAGCTTAGCTTTTAAAATGTTATAGAAAAATAGACCCTAGCAGAATATACAAGCTGCTAGGGTCTTTCACTTTCAAAAAAATTTAATTAAAATCAAGTAGGTTGATTCCTATGTCTTCGTCCATTTTTCTACCAACCCAACCGTCGATAATGTCGATTACCATTTCACAAGTCACGCTGATATGTGCGGAAATTAGGTGTCCGCCAAGTCCATGGCCTTCATGGTCAGATGCGGATATGTGGAGGTGGGGATAGTATTTTCCTTCCTTGGTGGTTATAGTTCCATTTATACCGAGGATTTCAAACACGCCCTTAAAATTTTTTTCTGTATAGGACTTATCATCCACCTTATAGACACCAATAGTAAAGTCATCTGTAGCCCCGATGGCGGATATGGATGCTAGTTTTATGTCTTCTTTGAGGGCGAGGGTTTTAAGGGCTTGGTGGACTTCTTCGCCTCTGTCAAACCTTGCGACTATTTTGCTTCCAAATCTTCTGTAATCCATAAAAATCCTTTCTATTGGCCAGAAATTTCTAAACTAATTTCTTAACTGCTTCTAGGGCAGCGTCGAAGTTTACTTCGTTGGTTACTTCTGGAACGTATTCTACGTATTGAACTGTTCCTTCTTTGTCGATTACAACGATTCCTCTTGTAAGAAGTTTTAATTCATCGATTAAAAAGCCGTATTTTTCGCCGAATTCCCTGTTTTTGTAGTCTGAAACTGTGATTGTGTTTCCTATTTCATAAGCATCGCAGAATCTTTTTTGAGCAAATGGTAGGTCAAGAGTGATATTTACTATAGCAACGTCATCTGAAAGTTCGCTTGCTTCCTTGTTAAATCTTTTTGCTTGGAAGGCACAAACGCTAGTGTCAAGTGATGGGGCACCTGAGATTACAACTACTTTTCCCTTTAGATCATCAAGATTGAAATCTGATAGGTCGTTTTTGCTAGCTGTAAAATTTGGGGCCTTGTCACCAACTTTTACTTCTTTTCCTAATAAGTTTACTTTGTTTCCTGCAAATGTAATATTCATAAATTATATCTCCTTTAAAAAAACATTTAACACTAATATTATACCCAATATATCTTGATATAAATATTATTTTGCTAATTTTTATAAAAAATATTGGGCGGTAAAAATTATTTAAAAATTAATATCATTAATGAAATTATTTGTTTTTATCACCTAGATTGAGAAATATTCATAGAAATAAGTAAATTACTTGACAAAGGGGCAGAAGCCGTGTAAAATATTTAAGGATTGGCAGAAGTTTGCCAATTTATTAAATTTTAAAGAATAGGAGGTGCATTATGCCAACAATTAATCAACTTGTTAGAAAAGGTAGAAAAAGCGAAAAATCTAAATCAGATACACCAGCTTTAGGTTATAACTACAACACTCTTAAGAGTAGAATAACACCTAACCAATCACCACAAAAACGTGGAGTTTGTACATCTGTTAGAACAGTTACACCTAAAAAGCCAAACTCAGCTCTAAGAAAGATCGCGAGAGTCAGACTTACAAATGGTGCTGAAGTGCTTTCATACATTCCAGGAATTGGACACAACCTACAAGAACACAGTGTTGTACTAATTAGAGGTGGTAGGGTAAAGGACCTTCCAGGTGTTAGATACCATATCATCAGAGGTACACTTGATACTGCAGGTGTTGATGGAAGAAAACAAGGTAGATCTAAATACGGAGCAAAAAGAGGCTAGTAATTAGTTGAAAATAAGTGCATAATGTGCCTATTAAAATAAAGGTATATGTGCACACTTAACGGCTATGACCGAGTACTCAAGATATTACACATAATTGGTAAAGGAGGGAAGAAAAGTGTCAAGAAAAGGACATATACCAAAAAGAGAGGTAATGCCTGATGCCAAGTATAACGATAGAGTGGTAACAAAGCTTATCAACAATGTTATGCTTGACGGCAAAAAAGGCCTTGCTACAAAAATA
This genomic window from Anaerococcus murdochii contains:
- the tpx gene encoding thiol peroxidase produces the protein MNITFAGNKVNLLGKEVKVGDKAPNFTASKNDLSDFNLDDLKGKVVVISGAPSLDTSVCAFQAKRFNKEASELSDDVAIVNITLDLPFAQKRFCDAYEIGNTITVSDYKNREFGEKYGFLIDELKLLTRGIVVIDKEGTVQYVEYVPEVTNEVNFDAALEAVKKLV
- a CDS encoding PPC domain-containing DNA-binding protein; protein product: MDYRRFGSKIVARFDRGEEVHQALKTLALKEDIKLASISAIGATDDFTIGVYKVDDKSYTEKNFKGVFEILGINGTITTKEGKYYPHLHISASDHEGHGLGGHLISAHISVTCEMVIDIIDGWVGRKMDEDIGINLLDFN
- a CDS encoding class B sortase translates to MKKKYTYILWIFAIIGFFSILKKTDQVNQAWVDSYLERMRLEEFLKSRISKDREEEIKKLTRKADEKRAQAFLDRKIKEKTQAESQAAANHVKELAKKYPQVKGRIIIKGTDIDFPVVQGTDNEFYLDHDYDNSYYINGGVFIDYVHKADFSDQNTVIYGHNVRIGYIFHDLDKFRDKNFVKNHSEIIIDTPLARKTFDVVCTMDVHVDADYRFNYYDDQEFEEYLKLIKENNILENNPLPKKEDKLITLSTCSDIKDRYAIVAVETTGKFVRPKDFDLKKQMILKDKRSTTNTFID
- a CDS encoding ClC family H(+)/Cl(-) exchange transporter, which codes for MKEKISFKSLPAFVILGIITGLLIGIFKKLIGFLASFMDGFLGSGTGKDKLIFMALIILIGIITFFILKKDKNTKGSGIPVMTGMMEGTIEVSSEKTIVGKFIASVLTIGSGLTVGREGPSVQLGGLAGDIVGKFFPNTDRNLFIGSAASAGFAVAFNAPVASLIFAVEEIFRTHNFSTFLSSALTIISATVTSGLVFGDHPSLENIPAFASIDQKSLTLIVILGIFAGLSGVLFNKVVIGSKSIYKKIALPELVKYLAPFVITGLVLLIDPRLFASGEELIYLPSEGNEELAILIYMYGAKILLLALAFGIGLSGGSLVPLLAIGAILGNIYGTALADLGLIPVEMIYAISLIAMAGHFSAIVRTPITAIILILEMTGGAFLNILSLAVVSFVAYLVAEMCHSKPFYEDLYERLLITEKAS
- the rpsL gene encoding 30S ribosomal protein S12; translated protein: MPTINQLVRKGRKSEKSKSDTPALGYNYNTLKSRITPNQSPQKRGVCTSVRTVTPKKPNSALRKIARVRLTNGAEVLSYIPGIGHNLQEHSVVLIRGGRVKDLPGVRYHIIRGTLDTAGVDGRKQGRSKYGAKRG
- a CDS encoding MATE family efflux transporter, which encodes MDHYLTKDSPSKAISRFALPMVVGSLFQQIYTLVDSAVVGKYVGEAALASIGASFALTTIFICIGVGGGAGASVLIARYFGSRDYKRMKTAIFTAIIGFLVLSLGLSAFGLIFSKDLMGLLKTPEEILDMAVLYLNIYFYGLPFLFMYNIISALYQALGESKIPLYFLIFSSVLNVILDVYFVRDLGFGLAGAAYATLLAQGLSAVLSFFVFLRKIKTIKTEKTKIFDKREFALVSKLALPSIVQQSTITIGQLLVQSVVNSFGVEILAGFSAAMRVESLIIVPITSLGNALSSYTSQNVGAEKLDRLEKGLRASLIMVGIYSLLVFALLKINSTSIIAFFMNESSSNLAIDTGMAYLNFIGFFFVLVGSKHCIDGVLRGLGDVRVFTFANIVNLFIRVSLSMTLAHKIGIGMVWYAVPLGWLANLLISSLYYGHTKKRGYELSF